A genome region from Candidatus Poribacteria bacterium includes the following:
- a CDS encoding amidohydrolase family protein translates to MPRIDAHLHVFTKASSEFPRETSDVWPAEREEPVEKLLDEMEKHQIDQAVLVQMAGASIANHRYLLQCLKDYPNRFLGIGLIPEGHPNPAEHMAQLTDDTGIIGFRLSTFGGPRDIFAKMDVREFETYPIWKYAAERDSVLWLYPNAINAHLLPYLIQAFPQVRVVLNHLAVCPGKGKFSWDEFGRPQIQVTGYNLTMHTTYRLARFENVNVHLSGQYAFSREEFPYKDLAGWHSGLLSGFGAKRLMWATDFPWILEEPGYGKLTTVIAELLPNLSEAELADIMGGNAKRILRFPDL, encoded by the coding sequence ATGCCACGAATTGACGCGCATCTGCACGTATTCACGAAAGCCTCCTCCGAGTTTCCGAGGGAGACATCAGACGTTTGGCCCGCGGAACGGGAAGAACCTGTCGAAAAACTCTTAGACGAGATGGAAAAACATCAGATTGATCAGGCGGTCCTTGTCCAGATGGCTGGTGCGAGTATAGCAAACCATCGTTATCTGCTGCAATGCCTCAAAGACTACCCAAACCGGTTTCTGGGCATCGGACTGATTCCTGAGGGACATCCGAACCCTGCCGAACACATGGCGCAATTGACAGATGACACTGGAATTATTGGGTTCCGGCTCTCAACATTCGGTGGACCACGTGATATTTTCGCGAAAATGGATGTCCGCGAGTTTGAGACATATCCGATTTGGAAATATGCTGCTGAACGGGACTCTGTTCTATGGCTTTATCCGAACGCCATCAACGCGCATCTCCTACCATACCTGATACAAGCATTCCCACAGGTTCGTGTTGTGCTAAATCATCTCGCCGTGTGCCCAGGAAAAGGCAAATTCAGTTGGGACGAATTCGGGAGACCTCAGATACAGGTGACAGGTTACAACCTCACTATGCACACTACTTATCGACTGGCGCGCTTTGAAAATGTGAATGTGCATCTCTCTGGTCAGTATGCTTTTAGCAGGGAAGAATTTCCTTATAAAGATTTGGCAGGATGGCACAGCGGACTTCTGAGCGGCTTTGGTGCGAAACGATTGATGTGGGCAACCGATTTTCCATGGATATTGGAAGAACCGGGTTATGGTAAATTGACTACGGTTATAGCGGAATTATTACCAAATCTATCTGAAGCAGAACTCGCAGACATTATGGGAGGGAATGCGAAACGGATTTTAAGGTTCCCCGACCTATAA
- a CDS encoding phytanoyl-CoA dioxygenase family protein, protein MILPTPEQKAQWEEEGYLVFENAIQGEDLKRLQTAFDYWADACKAEWLDRVEAGEAVATFYDIPNPLEKDPVFIDIIDYPSYYGALMAFTDHDLILLGPQVRTVAPWPVSYTGWHPDVGHSNPLHIKVQIYVNDVEPGSGEFGFVPGSHKPAAGPYTRPMRQESMTGHKTFPGKAGTAIMFNSCGWHVSMDNHSDTPRKSIILIYEKRTPGRIGPKQYASISDYCQTSERRKLFSLDG, encoded by the coding sequence ATGATTCTACCGACACCCGAACAAAAAGCACAATGGGAAGAAGAAGGGTATCTCGTTTTTGAAAACGCAATTCAAGGGGAGGATCTTAAGCGTCTCCAAACCGCTTTCGACTATTGGGCAGACGCATGCAAAGCGGAATGGCTGGATAGAGTCGAAGCGGGGGAAGCCGTCGCAACCTTTTATGACATCCCAAACCCGCTTGAGAAGGATCCGGTTTTCATTGATATTATTGACTATCCAAGCTATTACGGCGCGTTGATGGCGTTCACAGATCACGATCTAATCCTATTAGGACCGCAGGTTCGGACTGTGGCACCGTGGCCCGTGAGTTATACAGGTTGGCACCCCGATGTAGGTCATAGCAATCCACTCCATATCAAGGTGCAAATCTACGTCAACGATGTCGAGCCAGGAAGTGGGGAATTCGGCTTCGTGCCAGGCAGTCATAAACCAGCTGCCGGTCCCTACACGCGTCCGATGCGGCAAGAGAGTATGACCGGACACAAAACCTTCCCTGGTAAAGCCGGGACTGCGATTATGTTCAATTCGTGTGGATGGCACGTTTCGATGGACAATCATTCTGATACACCGCGTAAGTCGATTATCCTGATTTACGAGAAGCGAACCCCCGGACGCATTGGACCAAAACAGTATGCATCCATCTCAGACTACTGTCAGACGTCTGAACGTCGTAAATTATTTAGCTTGGACGGTTAA
- a CDS encoding ribonuclease HII, with product MSKNVETNLIQMDVFERACQRSGYKQIAGIDEAGRGALAGPVIAAAVILPINCGIEGLNDSKQLTPKQRDRLHDEIYRVAVSVGIGSVDNRVVDSVNVLEATLLAMRQAIEKLTPQPDYLLIDGINFPAIDIQGEAIKKGDSRSYSIAAASIIAKTTRDRRMIALDSTYPDYGFSQHKGYPTSQHRQAIAQFGASDIHRHTFKLLPDA from the coding sequence GTGTCAAAGAACGTAGAGACTAATCTGATACAGATGGACGTTTTTGAACGTGCTTGCCAACGAAGCGGTTATAAACAGATTGCGGGCATTGACGAGGCGGGTCGAGGCGCGTTGGCTGGTCCCGTCATTGCTGCTGCTGTCATTCTACCCATCAATTGTGGTATCGAGGGTTTGAACGATTCAAAGCAGTTAACACCGAAGCAACGCGACCGTTTGCATGATGAAATTTACAGGGTTGCCGTGTCTGTCGGGATCGGCTCCGTGGACAATCGCGTTGTTGACAGTGTGAACGTTCTTGAAGCAACTCTATTGGCGATGCGGCAAGCGATAGAAAAACTCACCCCCCAACCTGATTATCTCCTCATTGACGGTATAAATTTTCCTGCAATAGATATCCAAGGCGAAGCCATTAAGAAAGGCGATAGCCGAAGTTATTCTATCGCGGCTGCCTCTATTATCGCCAAAACGACCCGCGATAGACGCATGATCGCGTTGGATAGCACCTACCCCGACTATGGATTCTCCCAACACAAAGGCTACCCCACATCACAGCATCGCCAAGCGATTGCTCAGTTTGGTGCCTCGGACATTCATCGGCACACCTTCAAACTACTGCCAGATGCTTAA
- a CDS encoding YraN family protein, translating into MNRSRLDIAKTGESLAVAHLKARGYEILERNYRAVRGEIDLIAQDGDFIVFVEVKTRRSLKFGLPQAAVTIQKQRQISKVALAYLQAKNRFDAPCRFDVIAIHLSPQLELLKLEQIESAFEFQTKSRF; encoded by the coding sequence ATGAATCGTTCACGCTTGGACATCGCAAAAACAGGTGAATCGTTAGCGGTTGCGCACCTCAAAGCGCGCGGCTATGAAATTCTTGAACGGAATTACCGAGCCGTCCGCGGTGAGATTGATCTGATCGCACAAGATGGTGATTTTATCGTTTTTGTGGAAGTTAAGACGCGGCGCAGTCTCAAATTCGGACTACCGCAAGCGGCTGTAACTATCCAGAAACAGCGACAGATTTCCAAAGTGGCTTTGGCATATCTGCAAGCCAAAAACCGCTTTGATGCTCCGTGCCGTTTTGATGTTATAGCGATTCATTTGTCACCGCAGCTCGAATTGTTAAAACTTGAACAGATTGAGAGCGCATTTGAATTCCAAACCAAAAGCAGATTCTGA